In bacterium, the sequence TGGACGATATCAGCACCAATATCATCAATGGCCTTAGCCATGGCATGCAAACGCGTAAGTAAACCTGGAAAATCCTGCCGTGGCAAATGATGTAGCTCAATCGAGGCAAAAGACGCCTCCTGAATCCCCCATACATTGGATAGACCTAAGTAGGCCACCTGATACCCTTGTTCACTTAACAGTGTGGCGTATTCAAAGATATCGGAAAACTGCCCGAACTCATTGATGAAAACGAAAAGTATTTTCAAGGCCTGCCTGCTCAACTATCCTGAATTAGCTTTTCCCAAAGTGAAATCCGGCTATCGACGAATGGCTCGAGGGTAAATCGCTGCAGAAAGCGATTGCGATTCTGTGTCCCAATAGCCTCAGCCAACCCAGGTTCGCGATGAATCAACTGCAATTTCTCATGAATTTCTTGGGCATTACGCGCATAAAGCGGATAATCCTCCCCCAGCGCTTCGAGATTGCCGCCAACTGGGGTAGCAATGATTGGTTTTTTCAGCGCCATCGCCTCGAGCAATGCCAGATCGAAGACCGCCACTTCGGTGCTTGTGACAACAGCCCAGCAGCGACGCATCTTTTCAAGAAGATGGGTTCGATCGAGTTTTCCCTGGAAGAGTATGCGATTAGCAGCAGGGAGTTGATCTCGGAAGGCTATCAGTTCCGGTGTCAAGGCGGTATGAGCCCCAACATTGATAGCCTCCGAAGAATAATCATCTTCCAGCTCCGAAATAAAACGGGATGCGCCTTCGAGAAATAACTTTATCCCCTTTTCAGGCACATGCTGAGCTACATTAAAAATATTCCGCGAATCGATGTCTCCTTGGCCAACTTCCGAGTACGGATCGGGAATCGCATTATAGATAATCACCGACTTGGAAAGAATTGGTTCTACTAAGGTCGGATGCGATTCCAAGAATAGTCGCTGAGCACCATGACTTGGGAAAATTAGGAGATCTGTTCCTTGGACTGTAGCGACTTCCATTTCCTTCATTCGAGCCGCAAAACGTGTTCGTTCAAAATGAGGGTTGGAAGCAAGAAATTCACGGGTGTACCCCCCCTTTGAATGCTCTTCGTGAACGAGCCTGAGATTTAATTCAGTCTTGTAACGATGCAACTGGTAAACTATTGGCAGACCGAATGCATGCACCACAGTTGGGCCTCCCACAGCGTTAGCACGTAGTGCCGAGCGCATGTGCCGCCGTCTCAGGCCCTGCGAAATCGCATGGGCTAAATTCAGCTGCAGGCTGTTAGGTCGCGCCTGCAAGAGAGCCCAGAAATTGGTATGTTGCAATCTAGACTGAACCACATCAGCAGCTTCGAAACTGGACTCAGTCAGGCATGATAGGGGAAAGACCTTCTTATCAATAAGAGCTCGGACACCCATTTCGTCTCTTCTTGGTGCCAGTAGACTAGAAGCCAGTAGCTTTGCAACTGCACCAGGACCGCCGGAGTTCGAACCAGGAATATTACGAAGTCCTAAATAGATATTGCTCATTAGCATCAAATCCTCATCTCAAGTTCGGTCGAAACTTGCGGATTCGCTGCCATCTTACGATTAGCGATACGCTGCTCGAATATAACCAAGGCTCTTGCAACCGCCTGATCCATGTTGTAGTACTTATAGTCTGCTAGACGCCCCAGAAAGATAACAGAATCCCCTAGTTGTTTGGCTTCTTCCAGGTAGCGCCGGTACATATC encodes:
- a CDS encoding glycosyltransferase family 4 protein; this translates as MSNIYLGLRNIPGSNSGGPGAVAKLLASSLLAPRRDEMGVRALIDKKVFPLSCLTESSFEAADVVQSRLQHTNFWALLQARPNSLQLNLAHAISQGLRRRHMRSALRANAVGGPTVVHAFGLPIVYQLHRYKTELNLRLVHEEHSKGGYTREFLASNPHFERTRFAARMKEMEVATVQGTDLLIFPSHGAQRLFLESHPTLVEPILSKSVIIYNAIPDPYSEVGQGDIDSRNIFNVAQHVPEKGIKLFLEGASRFISELEDDYSSEAINVGAHTALTPELIAFRDQLPAANRILFQGKLDRTHLLEKMRRCWAVVTSTEVAVFDLALLEAMALKKPIIATPVGGNLEALGEDYPLYARNAQEIHEKLQLIHREPGLAEAIGTQNRNRFLQRFTLEPFVDSRISLWEKLIQDS